The Streptomyces sp. NBC_00236 DNA window CCGGTGTCGGTGCGCTGTTCGCGTGCACCGCCGCGATCGCCGCACAGTTCACCGAGAGCGCCCGGCTCGCGAAGGGGCTGACGGCCGCGGTCATCGGCGCCGCCTTCGTCCTGAAGGCGGCGGGCGATTCCGCGACGGACGACGGCTCGTCGGTCCTCACCTGGCTCTCCCCGCTCGGCTGGGCTTCGAGCGTCCGGCCCTACGCGGACGAGCGGTGGTGGGTGCTTCTGGTGACAGTCGGCGCCGTGGCCGTGCAGTGCGCCGTGGCGTACGCGCTGACCGGGCGCCGCGATGTCGGCATGAGCTTCCTCGCCACGCGGCCGGGGCCCGCCCGCGGGCGGATCTCCACCGCCCTCGGCCTCGCGGTGCGGCTCCAGCGTGGTGCGCTCCTGGGGTGGACGGTGTCCTTCGCCGTGGTCGGCGTCGTCTTCGGCGGGCTGACCGGCGGCGCGGCGGATCTCGTCGGGGACAACGAGAAGACGAAGGAGATCTTCGAGCGGATGGGCGGCCAGTCCGGCCTCACCGACGCGTTCCTCGCCTCGATGGTCTCCGTGCTCGGCACGGTGGCGGCGCTGTACATCGTCTCCTCGGTGCTGCGGCTGCACGGCGAGGAGACCGCCGGGCGCGCGGAACCGGTGCTCGCGGGCGGGGTCGGCCGGACGGGCTGGGCCGCCGGCCATCTGCTCATCGCCTTCGGCGGCGCTGCCCTGATCATGACGGTCGGCGGCCTCGGCCTGGCGGTGGGCTACGGACACGAACTCCCCGCCGTGCTGGGCGCCTCGCTGGTACAACTGCCCGCCGTCTGGCTGCTGGGCGGGGTGACGGTCCTGCTGTACGGGGCGCTGCCGAAGGCCGCAGCGGCGGGCTGGGGCCTGGTCGGTCTCTGCCTGGCGCTGGGATGGAT harbors:
- a CDS encoding ABC transporter permease; this encodes MTAVTMTATAGAGRRAGTGQLAGTWPLLRLALRRDRIIMPVWVLVLGGSFSSVGQSIASLYGTTAQRAELAASMNGNSSLRAMYGPVFGDTVGALVSWRMIAFGAALAAVMSLVVVVRHTREEEETGRQEMLSSAMVGRRAPLTAALLAALIANAALALVIVAGMAASGAGGAGAVALASAVAGVGALFACTAAIAAQFTESARLAKGLTAAVIGAAFVLKAAGDSATDDGSSVLTWLSPLGWASSVRPYADERWWVLLVTVGAVAVQCAVAYALTGRRDVGMSFLATRPGPARGRISTALGLAVRLQRGALLGWTVSFAVVGVVFGGLTGGAADLVGDNEKTKEIFERMGGQSGLTDAFLASMVSVLGTVAALYIVSSVLRLHGEETAGRAEPVLAGGVGRTGWAAGHLLIAFGGAALIMTVGGLGLAVGYGHELPAVLGASLVQLPAVWLLGGVTVLLYGALPKAAAAGWGLVGLCLALGWIGPALDLPQPVMDVSPFTHLPKLPGAAAMEWGPVALLTAAAVALTAGGLTALRRRDMLT